From Enhydrobacter sp., the proteins below share one genomic window:
- a CDS encoding ribonuclease J, giving the protein MTVPAGDELLFLALGGAGEIGMNLNLYGHAGKWLMVDLGIAFGDDSMPGVEVIMPDPAFIVERRERLAGIVLTHAHEDHLGAVADLWPRLQAPVYATPFAASVLRRKLAEAGLMDAVPITEIPLRARFRIGPFDLELITMTHSILEPNALAIRTGLGTVFHTGDWKIDPEPLLGDVTDEETLRRIGEEGALAMVCDSTNVFVEGEAGSEASVRLNLEKLVASRRGRVAVTCFASNLARVESIAKAAVAARRHPVLSGRALQRMVDAAQECGYLLDFPACVDERSAGYLPRDKVLFICTGSQGEPRASMAKLAGDDHRDLVLEEGDTAIFSARIIPGNERAVGRLHNALLARGVEVITDREADIHVSGHPARDELVRVYQWIRPRIAVPVHGEVRHMVEHAALARACQVPETVVAPNGSLVRLAPGPAEIVDHVPVGRLARDGDTLVALDGESLRERRKLLWNGSAAATLVLDRQGRAAAEPVVSLRGIDDADGELVPGIVAGLKEMLADLSQGERGDDQRIREAAGRAVRRVVRAHVGKKPLTDVHIVRI; this is encoded by the coding sequence ATGACCGTACCGGCCGGCGACGAACTGCTGTTCCTCGCGCTCGGCGGCGCGGGCGAGATCGGCATGAACCTCAACCTCTACGGCCACGCCGGCAAGTGGCTGATGGTCGATCTCGGCATCGCGTTCGGCGACGATTCGATGCCGGGCGTCGAGGTGATCATGCCCGATCCCGCCTTCATCGTGGAGCGGCGGGAGCGGCTCGCCGGCATCGTGCTCACGCACGCGCACGAGGACCATCTCGGCGCCGTCGCCGATCTCTGGCCCCGGCTGCAGGCGCCGGTCTATGCCACGCCCTTCGCCGCCTCGGTGCTGCGGCGCAAGCTCGCCGAGGCCGGCCTGATGGACGCCGTGCCGATCACGGAGATCCCGCTGCGCGCCCGCTTCCGGATCGGTCCCTTCGACCTCGAGCTGATCACCATGACGCATTCGATCCTCGAGCCGAATGCGCTGGCCATCCGCACCGGGCTGGGTACGGTGTTCCACACCGGCGACTGGAAGATCGATCCCGAGCCGTTGCTGGGCGACGTCACCGACGAGGAGACGCTGCGGCGCATCGGCGAGGAGGGTGCCCTCGCGATGGTTTGCGACAGCACCAATGTCTTCGTCGAGGGCGAGGCGGGTTCGGAGGCGTCCGTGCGCCTCAATCTCGAGAAGCTGGTCGCCAGCCGTCGCGGCCGCGTCGCGGTGACGTGCTTTGCCTCCAACCTGGCGCGGGTGGAAAGCATCGCCAAGGCGGCCGTCGCGGCGCGCCGCCATCCCGTGCTCTCGGGCCGCGCGTTGCAGCGCATGGTCGACGCCGCGCAGGAGTGCGGCTACCTGCTCGATTTTCCCGCCTGTGTCGACGAACGGTCGGCAGGCTACCTGCCGCGCGACAAGGTGCTGTTCATCTGCACCGGCAGCCAGGGCGAACCGCGGGCGTCGATGGCCAAGCTCGCCGGCGACGACCATCGCGACCTGGTGCTCGAGGAGGGCGACACCGCCATCTTCTCGGCGCGGATCATCCCCGGCAACGAGCGGGCCGTCGGCCGCCTGCACAACGCGCTGCTGGCGCGCGGCGTCGAGGTGATCACCGACCGCGAGGCCGACATCCACGTCTCGGGCCATCCCGCGCGCGACGAACTCGTGCGGGTCTACCAGTGGATACGGCCGCGCATCGCCGTGCCGGTCCATGGCGAGGTTCGCCACATGGTGGAGCACGCCGCCCTGGCGCGGGCCTGCCAGGTGCCCGAGACCGTCGTGGCGCCGAACGGCTCGCTGGTTCGCCTCGCGCCGGGACCGGCCGAGATCGTCGACCACGTCCCGGTCGGCCGCCTGGCGCGCGACGGCGACACTCTCGTCGCGCTGGACGGCGAGTCCCTGCGCGAGCGCCGCAAGCTGTTGTGGAACGGCTCGGCGGCCGCTACGTTGGTGCTCGACAGGCAAGGGCGGGCAGCGGCCGAACCGGTGGTCTCCCTGCGCGGCATCGACGACGCCGACGGGGAGCTTGTGCCGGGCATCGTCGCCGGGTTGAAGGAGATGCTGGCCGATCTGAGCCAGGGAGAACGTGGCGACGACCAGCGGATCAGGGAAGCGGCGGGGCGGGCGGTGCGACGTGTCGTCCGCGCGCATGTCGGCAAGAAGCCGTTGACGGACGTGCACATCGTCCGCATCTAA
- a CDS encoding ABC transporter permease — MSDAAGPVERWLAWRYLATRQREGFVSFIAIFSLIGVALGVATLIVVLSVMGGFRESLVGRIIGMNGHVVVTGQSGSLRADADLVAKLRAAPGVTAVRLTLERQALASADGQTRGAMLRGVRTEDLLSRDIVTRNLVEGGTGEFGTGRGVVMGDRLRQALNLSVGDTVTLATHRLNESGTIAPRYSDYTVLGSFLTKRFEFDSNLVFVPLDKLEEDLELEPRTVSSLDLQLADPARAPDAAAWLRRSLGREDLEIADWLALNSRFVGALQVERVMMFIILSLIVLVAAMNVIASFTMLVRVKRGSISILRTMGASPGSIVRIFFMAAAAVGLVGTAAGAALGLAICANMPAIGRWLSSVTAPGSGAAEVDFITAVPVRVEASEVVSIVAVAVLLSLAAAAYPAWRSTRIEPIEGLRHE; from the coding sequence GTGAGTGACGCGGCCGGACCCGTCGAGCGCTGGCTCGCCTGGCGCTACCTCGCGACGCGGCAGCGGGAAGGCTTCGTCTCCTTCATCGCGATCTTCTCCCTGATCGGCGTCGCTCTCGGTGTCGCCACCCTGATCGTGGTGCTGTCGGTGATGGGTGGCTTCCGCGAGAGCCTGGTCGGCCGGATCATCGGCATGAACGGCCACGTCGTGGTGACCGGGCAATCGGGCAGCCTGCGCGCCGATGCCGACCTCGTGGCGAAGCTCCGCGCGGCGCCGGGCGTGACGGCGGTGCGCCTAACGCTTGAGCGGCAGGCCCTGGCGAGTGCCGACGGCCAGACCAGGGGAGCCATGCTGCGGGGCGTGCGGACCGAGGATCTGCTGTCGCGCGACATCGTCACCCGCAACCTGGTCGAGGGAGGGACGGGGGAGTTCGGCACGGGACGCGGCGTGGTGATGGGAGACCGCTTGCGCCAGGCCCTGAACCTGAGCGTCGGCGACACCGTGACGCTCGCGACCCATCGCCTGAACGAGTCGGGGACGATCGCGCCGCGCTACTCCGACTACACCGTCCTCGGCAGCTTCCTCACCAAGCGCTTCGAGTTCGACTCCAACCTGGTGTTCGTGCCACTCGACAAGCTCGAGGAGGACCTCGAACTCGAACCGCGGACGGTGAGCTCGCTCGACCTGCAGCTCGCCGATCCCGCTCGGGCGCCCGACGCGGCGGCATGGCTGCGGCGCTCGCTCGGGCGCGAAGATCTCGAGATCGCCGACTGGCTCGCCTTGAATTCCCGCTTCGTCGGCGCCCTGCAGGTCGAGCGCGTGATGATGTTCATCATCCTGTCGCTGATCGTCCTGGTGGCCGCCATGAACGTCATCGCGAGCTTCACGATGCTGGTGCGCGTCAAGCGCGGCAGCATCTCGATCCTGCGCACGATGGGGGCATCGCCGGGCTCGATCGTGCGCATCTTCTTCATGGCAGCGGCCGCGGTCGGCCTCGTCGGCACCGCGGCCGGTGCCGCGCTGGGGCTGGCGATCTGCGCCAACATGCCGGCGATCGGGCGATGGCTCTCGAGCGTCACGGCGCCGGGCAGCGGTGCCGCCGAAGTCGACTTCATCACCGCCGTCCCGGTCCGCGTCGAGGCTTCCGAAGTGGTGTCGATCGTCGCCGTGGCGGTGCTGCTGTCGCTGGCGGCGGCCGCCTATCCGGCGTGGCGCAGCACGCGGATCGAGCCGATCGAGGGGTTGCGCCATGAATGA
- a CDS encoding DUF1467 family protein, producing the protein MGWATGITVYLVIWWTVLFAILPLGVRRVEKPGRGQDPGAPERPQLRRKAAITSVVAAVLWLGFYLLHRADVFSFRRLVEGN; encoded by the coding sequence ATGGGATGGGCCACCGGCATCACGGTCTACCTGGTGATCTGGTGGACGGTGCTCTTCGCGATCCTGCCGCTCGGTGTCCGGCGGGTCGAGAAACCGGGGCGCGGTCAGGATCCCGGAGCGCCCGAGCGGCCGCAACTGCGGCGCAAGGCGGCCATCACGTCGGTCGTCGCCGCCGTGCTCTGGCTGGGGTTTTATTTGCTTCATCGAGCCGACGTCTTCAGCTTCCGCCGGCTGGTCGAAGGAAATTAA
- a CDS encoding FtsX-like permease family protein: MVFAAVERLVAFRYLRARREEGFISVIAAFSLIGIALGVGTLIVVMSVMNGFRIEMLRQMSSVSGQLGVQGSRGGLVADAGLLARIRAVPGVAAATPSAEGQVIAIAGDRVRGVLLRGIEPSDLRERMPLATAIEGPAAQRERYRRLCRGGDDKAVDWGSLDGFGDTFTVAVGRRFADLMGLKVGDRLHLLSPVSVATPLGVMPRSASARVTAIFCAGMYDYDANFVYAPMVDVQHLLNLGKRISTIEIFLADGASAADVRPKVMQAVGPLGWVFDWLQANFGFFAAIQAQTNVMFLVLTMIVLVAAFNIVSSMVMLVRTKSNDIAILRTMGATRGAIMRLFLLDGLAIGGVGTVLGVALGVAFAANIEAVRQWLQSAFGLVLFDETLYLLAEIPAHIDWMEVAAIAAMAMVFALVASLYPAARASRLDPVEGLRRE, translated from the coding sequence ATGGTCTTCGCCGCCGTCGAACGACTGGTTGCCTTCCGCTACCTGCGGGCGCGGCGGGAGGAGGGCTTCATCTCGGTGATCGCCGCCTTCTCGCTGATCGGCATCGCGCTCGGCGTGGGCACGCTGATCGTCGTCATGTCGGTGATGAACGGCTTTCGCATCGAAATGCTGCGCCAGATGTCGAGCGTCAGCGGGCAGCTCGGCGTGCAGGGCAGTCGTGGCGGCCTCGTCGCCGATGCCGGCCTGCTGGCGAGGATCAGGGCCGTTCCCGGCGTGGCCGCGGCGACGCCGTCGGCGGAAGGGCAGGTCATCGCTATCGCCGGCGATCGTGTGCGTGGCGTGCTGTTGCGTGGCATCGAGCCGTCCGACCTGCGCGAGCGCATGCCGCTGGCGACGGCGATCGAGGGACCCGCCGCGCAGCGCGAACGCTATCGCCGCCTGTGCCGCGGCGGCGACGACAAGGCGGTGGATTGGGGCAGCCTCGATGGCTTCGGCGACACCTTCACGGTGGCCGTCGGCCGGCGCTTCGCCGACCTGATGGGGTTGAAGGTGGGAGATCGCCTCCATCTGCTGTCGCCCGTCTCGGTGGCGACGCCGCTCGGCGTCATGCCGCGCTCGGCGTCCGCCCGGGTGACGGCGATCTTCTGCGCCGGCATGTACGACTACGACGCCAACTTCGTCTATGCGCCCATGGTCGATGTCCAGCACCTGCTCAATCTCGGCAAGAGGATCAGCACCATCGAGATCTTCCTCGCCGACGGCGCATCGGCCGCCGACGTCCGCCCGAAGGTGATGCAGGCCGTCGGCCCGCTCGGATGGGTGTTCGACTGGCTGCAGGCCAATTTCGGCTTCTTCGCCGCCATCCAGGCGCAGACCAACGTGATGTTCCTCGTGCTGACGATGATCGTGCTGGTGGCGGCCTTCAATATCGTCTCCAGCATGGTGATGCTGGTGCGGACCAAGTCCAACGACATCGCCATCCTGCGCACGATGGGGGCGACGCGCGGCGCCATCATGCGTCTCTTCCTTCTGGACGGGCTGGCGATCGGCGGCGTCGGCACCGTCCTGGGGGTGGCGCTGGGTGTGGCCTTCGCCGCCAACATCGAGGCCGTGCGGCAATGGCTGCAGAGCGCCTTCGGCCTGGTGCTGTTCGACGAGACGCTCTATCTGCTGGCCGAGATACCGGCGCACATCGACTGGATGGAGGTCGCCGCGATCGCCGCGATGGCGATGGTCTTCGCCCTGGTGGCGTCACTCTATCCGGCCGCGCGGGCGTCCCGCCTCGATCCGGTCGAAGGGCTGCGCCGTGAGTGA
- a CDS encoding ABC transporter ATP-binding protein, with protein MNDRTEALSLRGVERTFVQGDRRLHVLRGVSLDLHPGEIVALVGQSGSGKSTLLHIAGLLERPDKGEVVLDGRPASILSDRERTALRRRFLGFVYQYHHLLPEFSALENVMLPQMLNGLSRNEARRRGIELLAMVQLAERADHRPGRMSGGEQQRVAIARAVANAPRVLLADEPTGNLDATTADGVFRQLLALVRETGMAALIATHNPELAARVDRTVTLRDGTLFA; from the coding sequence ATGAATGACCGGACCGAAGCGCTGTCGCTGCGTGGCGTCGAGCGCACCTTCGTGCAGGGAGACCGCAGGCTGCACGTCCTGCGCGGCGTCAGCCTCGATCTGCACCCCGGCGAGATCGTGGCGCTGGTCGGCCAGTCCGGCAGCGGCAAGTCGACCTTGCTCCACATCGCCGGATTGCTGGAACGGCCGGACAAGGGCGAGGTCGTGCTCGACGGCCGCCCGGCCAGCATCCTGAGCGACCGGGAGCGGACGGCCCTGCGCCGGCGCTTCCTCGGCTTCGTCTACCAGTACCATCACCTGCTTCCCGAGTTCTCCGCCCTCGAGAACGTGATGCTGCCGCAGATGCTGAACGGCCTGTCGCGGAACGAGGCCCGGCGCAGAGGCATCGAGCTGCTCGCCATGGTCCAGCTGGCCGAGCGCGCCGATCATCGGCCGGGGCGAATGTCGGGCGGCGAGCAGCAGCGCGTCGCGATCGCGCGGGCCGTGGCCAATGCGCCGCGCGTGCTGCTGGCCGACGAACCGACGGGCAACCTCGATGCAACGACGGCCGACGGCGTTTTCCGCCAGCTCCTCGCCCTGGTCCGTGAAACCGGCATGGCCGCGCTGATCGCCACTCACAATCCGGAGCTGGCCGCGCGGGTGGATCGCACCGTGACGCTGCGCGACGGCACGCTATTCGCCTAA
- a CDS encoding NCS2 family permease, which yields MLEQIFKLSENRTTVRTELVAGLTTFLTMAYIIFVNPQILSAAKMPGDAVFVSTCVAAAVGCFLMAFLANYPIALAPGMGLNAYFAFGVVGGMGFSWQVALGCVFLSGILFFIISVLPLREWIVNAIPKSLKMAIAAGIGLFLALIALKNAGIVIGSEATLVKHGNLASWPVAMATLGFFLIVALEHRRIIGGVIIGILAVTIASILMGHQKFGGIFDIPPSIGPVFLQMDLAGAFHVGLITVVFAFLFVDLFDNTGTLIALAHRAGFMRPDGTVPRLRGALLADSGAAMAGAAIGTSTTTSYIESAAGINSGGRTGLTAATVGVLFLLALFVSPLAGSIPAYATAPALLYVASLLARGLVEIEWNDITEAAPAVITALAMPFTFSIAEGIAFGFISYAGIKLVAGRWQDIHPAVATLAVLFVIKYVVIG from the coding sequence ATGCTCGAGCAGATATTCAAGCTGAGCGAGAACAGGACGACGGTGCGAACGGAGCTCGTGGCCGGACTCACGACCTTTCTCACCATGGCCTACATCATCTTCGTCAATCCACAGATCCTGAGCGCCGCCAAGATGCCGGGGGACGCGGTGTTCGTCTCGACCTGCGTCGCCGCCGCCGTCGGCTGCTTCCTGATGGCGTTCCTCGCCAACTATCCGATCGCGCTCGCGCCGGGCATGGGGTTGAACGCCTACTTCGCCTTCGGCGTGGTGGGTGGCATGGGCTTCAGCTGGCAGGTGGCGCTGGGCTGCGTGTTCCTGTCGGGCATCCTGTTCTTCATCATCAGCGTGCTGCCGCTGCGCGAATGGATCGTCAACGCGATCCCGAAGTCGCTCAAGATGGCGATCGCCGCCGGCATCGGCCTGTTCCTGGCGCTGATCGCACTCAAGAACGCCGGCATCGTCATCGGCAGCGAGGCCACGCTCGTGAAGCACGGCAATCTGGCGAGCTGGCCGGTCGCCATGGCGACCCTGGGATTCTTCCTCATCGTCGCCCTCGAGCATCGCCGGATCATCGGCGGCGTCATCATCGGCATCCTCGCCGTCACCATCGCCTCCATCCTGATGGGTCATCAGAAGTTCGGCGGCATCTTCGACATACCGCCCTCGATCGGCCCCGTCTTCCTGCAGATGGACCTGGCGGGCGCCTTCCATGTCGGTCTGATCACCGTGGTTTTCGCCTTCCTGTTCGTCGACCTGTTCGACAACACCGGCACGCTGATCGCGCTCGCTCATCGCGCCGGCTTCATGCGGCCGGACGGCACCGTGCCGCGCCTGCGCGGCGCCCTGCTCGCCGACAGCGGCGCCGCCATGGCCGGTGCCGCGATCGGCACCTCGACCACGACGAGCTACATCGAGAGCGCCGCAGGCATCAATTCGGGCGGCCGGACCGGCCTGACCGCGGCAACCGTCGGCGTGCTCTTCCTGCTGGCGCTGTTCGTGTCACCCCTCGCCGGCTCGATCCCCGCCTATGCCACCGCACCGGCGCTGCTCTATGTCGCCAGCCTGCTGGCACGCGGGCTCGTCGAGATCGAATGGAACGACATCACCGAGGCCGCGCCCGCCGTCATCACGGCGCTGGCGATGCCGTTCACCTTCTCGATCGCCGAAGGGATCGCCTTCGGATTCATTTCGTACGCCGGCATCAAGCTGGTTGCCGGACGCTGGCAGGATATCCATCCCGCCGTCGCCACCCTCGCTGTGCTGTTCGTGATCAAGTACGTGGTGATCGGATGA
- the mce gene encoding methylmalonyl-CoA epimerase: MIGRLNHIAIAVPDLARAAELYRTVMGAKVSAPKAQPDHGVTVVFVELPNTKIELLHPLGEKSPIANFLARNADGGIHHVCYEVEDIYAARDKLKAGGARVLGDGEPKIGAHDKPVLFLHPKDFTGTLIELEQV, translated from the coding sequence ATGATCGGTCGCCTCAACCACATCGCCATCGCCGTGCCGGACCTCGCAAGGGCGGCGGAGCTTTATCGTACGGTGATGGGGGCCAAGGTCAGCGCGCCGAAGGCCCAGCCGGACCACGGGGTCACGGTCGTCTTCGTCGAGTTGCCCAACACCAAGATCGAACTGCTTCATCCGCTCGGCGAGAAGTCGCCGATCGCCAATTTCCTCGCGCGAAACGCCGACGGCGGTATCCATCACGTCTGCTACGAGGTCGAGGACATCTATGCCGCCCGCGACAAGCTCAAGGCCGGCGGTGCCCGCGTGCTGGGCGATGGCGAGCCGAAGATCGGGGCGCACGACAAGCCTGTGCTCTTTCTCCATCCCAAGGATTTCACGGGCACCCTGATCGAGCTCGAGCAGGTCTAG
- a CDS encoding proline--tRNA ligase, with product MRMSQYFLPTLKETPAEAQIVSHRLMLRAGLVRQTSAGIYAWLPLGFRVLKNIERIVREEQDASGAQEVLMPTIQSADLWRESGRYDAYGPEMLRIKDRHDREMLFGPTNEEMITVLFRDGVKSYRDLPRNLYHIQWKFRDEVRPRFGVMRGREFLMKDNYSFDLDKAGATHSYNKMFVAYLRTFARMGLKAIPMRADTGPIGGDLSHEFIVLAETGESAVFCHKGLVDKDILSRTIDYGSDLQSIVNEWTSLYAATDEMHDKAAFEKLPEDQRLAARGIEVGHIFYFGTRYSKPMNAVIAGPKGEPVTVEMGSYGIGVSRLVGGIIEASHDDAGIVWPESVAPFRVAIVNLKPDDGAVAAACDKLYAALRAKGVDVLHDDRDLRPGAKFADMDLIGIPWQAIVGPKGLAAGKVELKNRKTGVREELPPGQIVARFA from the coding sequence ATGCGGATGAGCCAGTATTTCCTGCCCACCCTGAAGGAGACGCCGGCCGAGGCGCAGATCGTTTCACACCGCCTGATGCTGCGCGCCGGGCTGGTCCGCCAGACCAGCGCCGGCATCTACGCCTGGCTGCCTCTGGGTTTCCGCGTGCTGAAGAACATCGAGCGCATCGTGCGCGAGGAGCAGGACGCGTCGGGCGCCCAGGAAGTGCTGATGCCGACCATCCAGTCGGCCGATCTGTGGCGCGAGAGCGGCCGCTATGACGCCTATGGCCCGGAGATGCTGCGGATCAAGGACCGGCACGACCGCGAGATGCTGTTCGGGCCGACCAACGAGGAGATGATCACCGTGCTCTTCCGCGACGGCGTGAAGAGCTATCGCGACCTGCCCCGGAACCTCTACCACATACAGTGGAAATTCCGCGACGAAGTGCGACCGCGTTTCGGCGTGATGCGCGGCCGCGAGTTCCTGATGAAGGACAACTATTCCTTCGACCTCGACAAGGCAGGCGCGACGCATTCCTACAACAAGATGTTCGTCGCCTACCTGCGCACCTTCGCCCGCATGGGTCTGAAGGCGATCCCGATGCGCGCCGACACCGGGCCGATCGGCGGCGATCTCAGCCACGAGTTCATCGTCCTGGCGGAAACTGGCGAGAGCGCGGTGTTCTGCCACAAAGGCCTGGTCGACAAGGACATCCTGAGCCGGACGATCGACTACGGCTCGGATCTGCAGTCCATCGTGAACGAATGGACGTCGCTCTACGCCGCGACCGACGAGATGCACGACAAGGCGGCGTTCGAGAAGCTGCCGGAGGACCAACGCCTCGCCGCCCGCGGCATTGAGGTCGGCCACATCTTCTACTTCGGCACCAGGTACTCCAAGCCGATGAACGCCGTGATCGCGGGCCCCAAGGGCGAACCGGTGACGGTCGAGATGGGTTCCTACGGCATCGGCGTGTCGCGCCTGGTCGGCGGCATCATCGAGGCGAGCCACGACGATGCGGGCATCGTGTGGCCCGAATCGGTGGCGCCGTTCCGCGTCGCCATCGTCAACCTCAAGCCCGACGACGGCGCCGTCGCCGCGGCCTGCGACAAGCTCTACGCGGCGCTGCGGGCCAAGGGTGTCGACGTCCTGCACGACGACCGCGACCTGCGGCCGGGCGCCAAGTTCGCCGACATGGACCTGATCGGCATCCCCTGGCAGGCGATCGTCGGCCCCAAGGGCCTCGCGGCGGGCAAGGTCGAGCTGAAGAACCGCAAGACCGGCGTGCGCGAGGAACTGCCGCCCGGGCAGATCGTGGCGCGCTTCGCCTGA